The Nitrosomonas sp. PY1 genomic sequence CGGTGTTGCCGTAATGCTCGAATTAGCACGTCATATTGTGCCAAAATGGCAACCGGAACGCAGCGTCATTTTTGTTGCTTTTACTGGAGAAGAGGCTGGATTACTGGGTTCTCGTCATTATCTTACTCAGACAAAAAAATATCCTGCCGATAAAATCACCGCAATGTTGAATCTAGACACCGTCGGAAGACTGAACAACAGTCCAGTCACGGTTTTTGGCACGGGTTCTGCGCGAGAATTGGCACATATTTTCCGCGGCGCAAGTTTTGTTACAGGCATTCCAGTAAACACTGTACCGGATGATTTTGGTTCCAGTGATCAAGCTGCATTCATTCGAGCCGGCATACCGGCAATACAACTATTTGCCACAGCGCACGAGGATTACCATACGCCTGGTGATACCATCGATAAAATAGACGCTGCCGGTTTGGTTAAGGTGGCAGCAATCCTCAAAGAAGGTGTTGAATATCTGGCCAATCGCATTGAACCACTGACTATCGCTTTACCATCCCGAACTAATGAATCAAAAACTACACCATCACAGGGTAAACGCAAAGCCAGTCTGGGTACCGTTCCCGATTTTTCATATTCAGGCCCAGGTGTTCGAATCGATGATGTAATACCAAACTCACCTGCACAACTCGCACAGTTGCAAAAAGGCGACATCCTGTTAAAACTTGCAGGACAATCCATTAGCAATCTAGCCAATTACTCTGCTGTATTAAAAACATTGACTCCAGGACAAACCGTGGAATTGCAATACCAGCGGGACAGTCAGTTAAAAACCGTTGAAGCCACACTGGTTGAACGTTAAAGGGAGTTTTCTAGAAGCCGACAATACGATTCGAAAAGTAAAACAAAATCAAAGAACACGAGTGCCAAAATTTTCAAAATAAGCCTGATCGACTTCTTCGCGGGTAAATTGATGATTTTGCCCGCCACGATAAGCAATCTTCAAGGAACCCAACAGCGAGCCTAACCGCCCAGTAGCCTGCCAATCCAAGCCTTTGACAATACCGTATAACAAGCCGGCGCGATAAGCGTCACCACAACCGGTTGGATCGACAATTTCACTAGGCTCGACGCAAGGAATCTCGATTTTTTTACCACCCACATAAATCACCGAGCCGCTTGCACCCAAAGTAATAATGAACACTTTATCTTTGTTTACCAAAGACTCGAGTTTGCAACCGGTACGATCTTGCAACAACTGCGCCTCATAATCGTTTACCGCAATGTAATTCGCTTGCTGTATAAAATTCAGTAGCTCATTCCCGTCATACATTGGCAATCCCTGCCCTGGATCAAACATGAACGGGATGCCCATTTCGTGGAATTCTCTGGCGTGTTGCATCATACCGTCCCGCCCGTCTGGAGCCACGATGCCAAGACGAATTTCACGACTATCTTTGACGGAATTGAGATGAGAAAAATTCATTGCACCAGGATGAAATGCTGTGATCTGATTATCATCCAGATCAGTCGTAATAAACGCTTGCGCAGTATAGGTATCAGGAACTTGATAGATATACTCTTGGGATAAATTCAATTGTTCAAAACGTGTGGCATAGGAGGCATAATCATCTCCAACGGTTGCCATCATAACCGGATCACCACCCAGCATTTTCAAGTTATAGGCGATATTACCCGCACAACCACCAAAATTCCTGCGCATTTCTGGAACCAGAAAAGCCACGTTCAATACATGTATCTTTTCTGGCAGGATGTGATTCTTGAAGCGGTCTTCAAAGACCATGATATTGTCATAAGCGATCGAGCCGCAAATCAATGTACGCATGACAATGATAAACTCTGACTACGAAGGTGGATTCCAAGCGAGATCCAATTCTCGCGCAGCTTTGACATCATCCAGTTTACGCACAGGCATGGTATGCGGTGCGCCTTTGATCATATCCGGTTGCGTTTCAATCTCTTGCAGAATCTCTTTCATCGATTGGACAAAAGCATCCAGAGTTTCCTTGGATTCCGTTTCGGCCGGCTCAATCAACAAACATTCCGGCACCAGCAACGGAAAGT encodes the following:
- a CDS encoding carbohydrate kinase family protein is translated as MRTLICGSIAYDNIMVFEDRFKNHILPEKIHVLNVAFLVPEMRRNFGGCAGNIAYNLKMLGGDPVMMATVGDDYASYATRFEQLNLSQEYIYQVPDTYTAQAFITTDLDDNQITAFHPGAMNFSHLNSVKDSREIRLGIVAPDGRDGMMQHAREFHEMGIPFMFDPGQGLPMYDGNELLNFIQQANYIAVNDYEAQLLQDRTGCKLESLVNKDKVFIITLGASGSVIYVGGKKIEIPCVEPSEIVDPTGCGDAYRAGLLYGIVKGLDWQATGRLGSLLGSLKIAYRGGQNHQFTREEVDQAYFENFGTRVL